One Hevea brasiliensis isolate MT/VB/25A 57/8 chromosome 5, ASM3005281v1, whole genome shotgun sequence genomic region harbors:
- the LOC110656565 gene encoding uncharacterized protein LOC110656565 isoform X1, which produces MAETSALCCSRFSSIPSISCSWDSNSFLSTSPPSFPSPCSNFSFSLSRSSRSFRFTSKASDSGNFLGDDSLGSFPWSDGVNAIEWIQEDKVTLFTADGLVQIGGSLVPRQVSSSDKKQGRSKTSQRFQRFQESDYMDPNQGLCLGALFDIAATNGLDMGRRLCIFGFCRSVEMLSDIVEDTVLEHGGEVVAAEKAIKGGLHEKLTMTVAVPYLWGVPPASETLRLAVRSGGGIVEKVYWQWDFL; this is translated from the exons ATGGCGGAAACCTCTGCCCTCTGTTGCTCGCGCTTCTCTTCAATCCCTTCCATTTCTTGTTCCTGGGATTCCAATTCCTTCCTCTCCACTTCACCTCCCTCTTTTCCCTCTCCTTGTTCTAACTTCTCTTTTTCCCTTTCTCGCTCTTCTCGCTCCTTTCGCTTTACCTCCAAGGCTTCTGATTCCGGTAACTTCCTCGGCGACGATTCTCTCGGTTCCTTCCCCTGGTCCGACGGTGTTAATG CTATTGAATGGATTCAGGAGGATAAAGTCACGCTGTTCACTGCTGATGGGCTTGTTCAAATTGGAGGCTCTTTGGTTCCTCGGCAAGTCAGTTCTTCAGAT AAGAAGCAAGGTAGGTCAAAAACTTCTCAGAGATTTCAACGATTTCAAGAGAGTGATTATATGGACCCAAATCAGGGCTTATGTTTGGGAGCACTGTTTGATATTGCAGCAACAAAT ggaCTTGATATGGGCAGAAGGCTCTGTATCTTTGGGTTTTGTCGTTCAGTTGAGATGCTAAGTGATATTGTCGAAGACACTGTTTTGGAGCATGGTGGGGAG GTTGTTGCTGCAGAGAAGGCAATCAAAGGTGGTTTGCATGAAAAGCTAACAATGACAGTGGCAGTACCATATCTTTGGGGGGTTCCTCCTGCTTCAGAAACACTTCGCCTTGCAGTTCGGAGTGGTGGAGGGATTGTGGAGAAAGTTTATTGGCAATGGGATTTTTTGTAA
- the LOC110656565 gene encoding uncharacterized protein LOC110656565 isoform X2, translating to MAETSALCCSRFSSIPSISCSWDSNSFLSTSPPSFPSPCSNFSFSLSRSSRSFRFTSKASDSGNFLGDDSLGSFPWSDGVNAIEWIQEDKVTLFTADGLVQIGGSLVPRQVSSSDKKQGRSKTSQRFQRFQESDYMDPNQGLCLGALFDIAATNGLDMGRRLCIFGFCRSVEMLSDIVEDTVLEHGGELDNIYV from the exons ATGGCGGAAACCTCTGCCCTCTGTTGCTCGCGCTTCTCTTCAATCCCTTCCATTTCTTGTTCCTGGGATTCCAATTCCTTCCTCTCCACTTCACCTCCCTCTTTTCCCTCTCCTTGTTCTAACTTCTCTTTTTCCCTTTCTCGCTCTTCTCGCTCCTTTCGCTTTACCTCCAAGGCTTCTGATTCCGGTAACTTCCTCGGCGACGATTCTCTCGGTTCCTTCCCCTGGTCCGACGGTGTTAATG CTATTGAATGGATTCAGGAGGATAAAGTCACGCTGTTCACTGCTGATGGGCTTGTTCAAATTGGAGGCTCTTTGGTTCCTCGGCAAGTCAGTTCTTCAGAT AAGAAGCAAGGTAGGTCAAAAACTTCTCAGAGATTTCAACGATTTCAAGAGAGTGATTATATGGACCCAAATCAGGGCTTATGTTTGGGAGCACTGTTTGATATTGCAGCAACAAAT ggaCTTGATATGGGCAGAAGGCTCTGTATCTTTGGGTTTTGTCGTTCAGTTGAGATGCTAAGTGATATTGTCGAAGACACTGTTTTGGAGCATGGTGGGGAG CTTGACAACATTTATGTGTGA
- the LOC110656564 gene encoding ABC transporter B family member 1 gives MSQESQEIKTIEQWKWSEMQGLELVPPAHDPFINNTASAPPTPTLTINSKEHQQQEENHQETVLERREMDNTTPKKDGSGAGSSSSPSGNGEKSGDVATVGFGELFRFADGLDYVLMAIGSIGALVHGSSLPLFLRFFADLVNSFGSNANDMDKMMQEVLKYAFYFLIVGAAIWASSWAEISCWMWTGERQTTRMRIKYLEAALNQDIQYFDTEVRTSDVVFAINTDAVMVQDAISEKLGNFLHYMATFVSGFVVGFTAVWQLALVTLAVVPLIAVIAAIHTNTLAKLSGKSQEALSQAGNIVEQTIVQIRVVLAFVGESRALQGYSSALKVAQRVGYKSGFAKGMGLGATYFVVFCCYALLLWYGGYLVRHHYTNGGLAIATMFAVMIGGLALGQSAPSMGAFAKAKVAATKIFRIIDHKPAVDRNSESGLELDSVTGLVELKNVDFSYPSRPDVRILNNFTLNVSAGKTIALVGSSGSGKSTVVSLIERFYDPNSGQVLLDGHDIKTLKLRWLRQQIGLVSQEPALFATTIKENILLGRPDADQIEIEEAARVANAHSFIVKLPEGFDTQVGERGLQLSGGQKQRIAIARAMLKNPAILLLDEATSALDSESEKLVQEALDRFMIGRTTLVIAHRLSTIRKADLVAVLQQGSVTEIGTHDELIAKGENGVYAKLIRMQEMAHETAMNNARKSSARPSSARNSVSSPIIARNSSYGRSPYSRRLSDFSTSDFSLSLDATHPNYRLEKLAFKEQASSFWRLAKMNSPEWVYALVGSIGSVICGSLSAFFAYVLSAVLSVYYNQNHAYMSREIGKYCYLLIGLSSAALIFNTLQHFFWDIVGENLTKRVREKMLAAVLKNEMAWFDQEENESARIAARLALDANNVRSAIGDRISVIVQNTALMLVACTAGFVLQWRLALVLIAVFPLVVAATVLQKMFMTGFSGDLEAAHAKATQLAGEAIANVRTVAAFNSESQIVGLFDTNLQIPLRRCFWKGQIAGSGFGIAQFSLYASYALGLWYASWLVKHGISDFSKTIRVFMVLMVSANGAAETLTLAPDFIKGGRAMRSVFDLLDRKTEIEPDDPDATAVPDRLRGEVELKHVDFSYPTRPDVPIFRDLNLRARAGKTLALVGPSGCGKSSVIALIQRFYEPSSGRVMIDGKDIRKYNLKSLRKHIAMVPQEPCLFAATIYENIAYGHESATEAEIIEAATLANAHKFISGLPDGYKTFVGERGVQLSGGQKQRIAIARALVRRAELMLLDEATSALDAESERSVQEALDRACSGKTTIVVAHRLSTIRNAHVIAVIDDGKVAEQGSHSHLLKNYPDGCYARMIQLQRFTHSQVIGMTSGSSSSARQKDDEEREG, from the exons ATGTCACAAGAGTCTCAGGAGATAAAGACGATTGAGCAGTGGAAATGGTCCGAAATGCAAGGCCTCGAACTCGTGCCTCCTGCTCATGACCCCTTTATAAACAACACTGCTTCCGCTCCTCCAACTCCAACTCTAACAATCAACTCCAAAGAACACCAACAACAAGAGGAAAACCATCAAGAGACTGTACTAGAGAGAAGAGAAATGGATAACACTACCCCAAAGAAAGATGGTAGTGGTGCTGGTAGTAGTAGTAGTCCAAGTGGTAATGGAGAGAAGTCAGGGGATGTTGCTACTGTTGGGTTTGGAGAGCTGTTCAGATTTGCTGATGGGTTGGATTATGTGTTGATGGCTATTGGGTCTATTGGTGCACTTGTACATGGCTCTTCTTTGCCTCTCTTTCTCCGCTTCTTCGCCGATCTTGTTAACTCTTTCGGGTCTAACGCCAATGACATGGATAAGATGATGCAAGAAGTTTTGaag TACGCATTTTACTTTCTTATTGTTGGTGCTGCAATCTGGGCGTCTTCCTGGGCAG AGATATCATGTTGGATGTGGACTGGAGAGAGGCAAACAACTAGGATGAGGATCAAGTACTTAGAAGCAGCTCTAAACCAGGACATTCAGTACTTTGACACCGAGGTTCGCACCTCGGACGTCGTTTTTGCCATTAACACCGATGCGGTGATGGTCCAAGATGCCATTAGTGAGAAG CTGGGCAATTTCCTTCACTACATGGCAACATTTGTGTCTGGATTTGTGGTGGGTTTCACAGCTGTGTGGCAATTAGCACTGGTCACTCTAGCAGTGGTTCCTCTTATTGCTGTAATTGCAGCAATCCACACCAACACGTTAGCTAAGTTATCTGGGAAGAGCCAAGAAGCTCTATCACAGGCAGGAAACATTGTAGAACAG ACGATAGTCCAAATTCGGGTTGTTTTGGCATTTGTTGGAGAATCaagagcattgcaaggctattcgTCAGCATTGAAAGTGGCTCAAAGAGTCGGTTACAAGAGTGGATTTGCTAAGGGAATGGGATTAGGTGCAACCTACTTTGTTGTTTTCTGCTGCTATGCTCTGCTTCTATGGTATGGAGGTTATCTTGTTAGGCATCACTACACCAATGGAGGACTAGCAATAGCCACCATGTTCGCTGTCATGATTGGAGGATT GGCTTTAGGCCAATCTGCCCCTAGTATGGGTGCATTTGCGAAAGCAAAAGTTGCTGCTACAAAAATTTTTCGTATAATTGATCATAAGCCTGCTGTTGATCGAAACAGTGAATCTGGGTTAGAGTTAGACTCGGTTACAGGGCTAGTAGAGCTCAAAAATGTAGATTTCTCCTACCCATCTAGGCCAGACGTGCGGATTCTAAACAATTTTACCCTCAATGTTTCTGCCGGCAAGACCATAGCTCTGGTTGGCAGCAGCGGCTCTGGCAAAAGCACTGTGGTCTCCCTCATTGAGAGATTCTATGATCCCAACTCAG GGCAAGTTCTGCTAGATGGGCATGACATCAAGACATTAAAATTGAGATGGTTGAGACAACAAATAGGACTTGTTAGCCAAGAGCCTGCCCTGTTTGCCACCACCATTAAAGAAAATATACTGTTGGGTAGACCTGATGCAGATCAAATCGAAATCGAAGAAGCTGCCAGAGTTGCCAATGCACATTCATTTATTGTCAAGCTACCTGAAGGCTTTGATACTCAG GTAGGTGAGAGAGGACTGCAGTTGTCTGGAGGACAGAAGCAGAGAATAGCTATAGCAAGGGCAATGCTGAAAAACCCTGCTATTCTGCTTTTAGATGAGGCAACTAGTGCTTTGGACTCTGAATCAGAAAAACTGGTGCAGGAGGCCCTTGACAGATTCATGATTGGGAGGACAACTCTTGTCATTGCTCACAGGCTCTCCACCATTCGCAAGGCTGATCTTGTAGCTGTTCTCCAGCAGGGTAGTGTCACTGAAATCGGAACCCATGATGAGCTTATTGCCAAAGGAGAGAATGGTGTTTATGCCAAGCTCATCAGAATGCAGGAAATGGCTCATGAAACAGCTATGAACAATGCCAGAAAGAGTAGCGCAAG GCCCTCAAGTGCCAGGAACTCTGTGAGCTCACCAATAATTGCACGTAATTCTTCTTATGGTCGATCACCATACTCACGCAGGCTATCTGACTTCTCTACCTCAGATTTTAGTCTCTCCCTTGATGCCACACATCCCAATTACCGACTCGAAAAGCTTGCTTTCAAAGAGCAAGCGAGTTCATTCTGGCGCCTGGCAAAGATGAATTCTCCTGAATGGGTTTACGCACTAGTTGGTTCTATAGGCTCAGTTATTTGTGGCTCCCTGAGTGCCTTCTTTGCCTATGTCCTCAGTGCTGTCCTCAGTGTCTACTATAATCAAAACCATGCTTATATGAGCCGAGAAATTGGAAAGTACTGCTATTTGTTGATTGGGCTCTCATCGGCTGCACTAATCTTCAACACATTGCAGCATTTCTTCTGGGACATTGTAGGAGAGAATCTTACAAAACGAGTGAGGGAGAAAATGCTGGCAGCAGTACTAAAAAATGAAATGGCATGGTTTGATCAGGAGGAAAATGAGAGTGCTAGGATTGCAGCAAGATTAGCTCTCGATGCAAACAATGTCAGATCAGCCATTGGAGACAGGATTTCAGTGATTGTACAGAATACAGCCTTGATGCTAGTTGCTTGCACCGCAGGGTTTGTTTTGCAGTGGCGCCTAGCCCTTGTCCTTATAGCTGTCTTCCCCTTGGTTGTTGCAGCCACTGTTCTACAG AAAATGTTCATGACTGGTTTCTCCGGGGACTTAGAAGCTGCACATGCCAAAGCCACACAACTGGCAGGTGAGGCCATAGCCAATGTAAGGACTGTTGCTGCCTTCAATTCAGAGTCACAAATAGTTGGTCTTTTCGACACCAACCTTCAAATTCCCCTCCGACGCTGCTTTTGGAAGGGGCAGATAGCTGGAAGTGGATTTGGAATAGCCCAGTTTTCACTCTATGCTTCCTATGCTCTTGGTCTTTGGTATGCATCTTGGCTGGTGAAGCATGGGATTTCAGATTTCTCAAAGACAATTCGAGTTTTCATGGTCCTTATGGTTTCTGCCAATGGCGCAGCTGAAACATTAACCTTAGCTCCTGACTTTATCAAGGGCGGTCGAGCCATGCGCTCAGTCTTCGACCTGCTTGACCGCAAAACAGAAATTGAACCTGATGATCCAGATGCCACCGCAGTTCCTGACCGTCTTCGTGGAGAAGTTGAACTAAAGCACGTAGACTTCTCTTATCCAACTCGCCCTGATGTCCCAATTTTCCGTGATCTCAATCTTCGTGCAAGAGCTGGAAAAACTCTAGCCCTTGTAGGTCCAAGTGGATGTGGTAAGAGCTCAGTCATTGCACTTATACAGCGTTTCTATGAGCCATCATCAGGAAGGGTTATGATTGATGGGAAGGACATTCGAAAATACAACCTCAAGTCCCTGAGAAAGCACATTGCCATGGTCCCTCAGGAGCCATGTCTCTTTGCAGCTACCATTTACGAAAACATTGCCTACGGTCATGAATCAGCAACAGAGGCAGAAATCATTGAAGCTGCTACTTTAGCCAATGCTCATAAATTCATATCAGGATTGCCAGATGGGTACAAAACATTTGTAGGGGAGAGGGGAGTGCAGTTATCCGGTGGACAGAAGCAGAGAATTGCCATAGCTCGGGCTCTTGTAAGAAGGGCAGAACTTATGCTACTTGATGAGGCAACAAGTGCGCTAGATGCTGAGTCTGAGAGGTCTGTCCAGGAGGCTCTAGACCGTGCTTGTTCGGGAAAGACCACGATTGTGGTTGCACACAGACTATCAACTATTAGAAATGCCCACGTCATTGCTGTGATCGACGATGGGAAAGTAGCAGAGCAAGGATCCCACTCTCATCTATTGAAAAATTATCCTGATGGATGTTATGCTCGGATGATACAGTTACAAAGGTTTACACATAGCCAAGTCATTGGAATGACTTCAGGATCAAGTTCCTCTGCTAGACAGAAGGACGACGAAGAGAGGGAAGGCTAA
- the LOC110656536 gene encoding uncharacterized protein LOC110656536: MIMFWSRDDAVYEELQKPDVEKKALPLDEDLPGMGQYYCLHCNRYFANVTARDEHFKTKRHKKRVKQMMGPAPHTQLDAELAAGMGMPDNGPTLMSM, translated from the exons ATGATAATGTTTTGGTCACGTGACGATGCTGTCTATGAGGAGCTGCAAAAGCCTGATGTGGAGAAGAAGGCCTTGCCCTTAGATGAGGACTTGCCTGGCATGGGCCAATATTATTGTTTGCACTGCAA CCGATACTTTGCTAATGTCACTGCGAGGGACGAGCATTTCAAGACCAAACGTCATAAGAAGCG TGTGAAGCAAATGATGGGACCTGCACCGCACACGCAACTGGATGCTGAATTAGCTGCTGGGATGGGTATGCCAGATAATGGTCCTACGCTTATGTCTATGTGa